In Chrysiogenes arsenatis DSM 11915, the following proteins share a genomic window:
- a CDS encoding amino acid ABC transporter permease translates to MVLYEYRQKFWHGWRVTLLMSFASLLASMCLGFLLAAAQRSPLIIMRQCGRMIVEIIRGTPLLVQILIFFYVVADAFGLQNRYIAGVFILALFSGAYISEIIRAGIESIGQSQIESARSLGFTTYQMYRYIIMPQVLRRILPPLTGQFASLIKDSSLLSVIAISEFTLNAQEVNAFTFSTLESYLPLALGYLALTLPISLWSRQLEKRFAYAT, encoded by the coding sequence ATGGTGTTGTATGAGTATCGGCAAAAATTCTGGCATGGTTGGCGCGTAACGCTCCTTATGAGTTTCGCGAGTTTGCTTGCAAGTATGTGTCTTGGCTTTCTGCTCGCAGCTGCACAGCGCAGTCCTTTGATTATTATGCGACAATGTGGACGGATGATCGTTGAAATTATTCGTGGCACACCACTTCTGGTACAGATTTTGATCTTTTTTTATGTGGTAGCGGATGCCTTTGGGTTGCAAAATCGCTATATCGCTGGGGTCTTCATTTTGGCGCTTTTCAGCGGAGCGTATATTTCAGAAATAATTCGTGCTGGCATTGAAAGTATCGGTCAATCACAAATTGAATCGGCACGTTCACTCGGTTTTACGACGTACCAAATGTATCGATACATTATTATGCCACAAGTGCTACGCCGCATTTTGCCACCCCTAACAGGGCAGTTTGCTTCGCTCATTAAAGATTCATCGCTTTTATCTGTCATTGCCATAAGCGAATTTACGCTCAATGCTCAAGAGGTAAATGCTTTTACGTTTAGTACGTTGGAAAGTTATCTCCCTTTAGCGCTCGGATATTTGGCACTCACTTTGCCTATTTCATTATGGAGTCGCCAATTGGAAAAAAGGTTTGCGTATGCAACTTGA